GGTCGTTTGTACCCGAGGAGATCTCCGAGCTTTCGATTCCCGAGTCGGAGCTCCTTTGGAGGGATGCCGTGCTGTCGGTAGGCATACCCGACCCGCGGGGCATCCGGCAGACGGTCACGCTCCGCTGGGACGAGACGGAGCTCGACTTCGAGCCCGGCTCCGGAACCGGCTCAGTATTTCCTTCCGGCATCCACGTCGGCATCGGTGGGTTCCTCGGGGGTGCGCCGGAAACGCGCCGAGCGCATGCCTTTCAGTTCGAGCTAGCGCTCAACGGGAGCCGCCACCTCGCGTTCGTACCGGTCGGACAGGAGACTCGCGTTCGTCTCGCCTCTTCGTGGCCGTCTCCGAGCTTTACCGGCGCATTCCTTCCTGACAGCCGGTCGGTGACGGCAGAGGGTTTCTCCGCCGAATGGCAGCTGTTCTATCTCGGTCGTTCTTATCCGCAACGGTGGAAGGCGGGCGAGGTCGATCCGGGCGTCGTTCACGCGTCTGCCGCTGGCGTCGATCTCGTTCTCCCCGTCGACGCGTATCTGAAGTCGATGCGCTCCGCCAAATACGGCGTTCTCTTCCTCGTCGTGACCTTCGGTGCCTACTTTCTCTTCGAGATCCTCGGCCGCTCCAGGATCCATCCTTTCCAGTATCTTCTGGTCGGAGCGGCGCTCGTCGTCTTCTACGTACTCCTGCTGTCTTTGTCGGAGCACGTCGGTTTCGACCTCGCCTACGGTATCGCAACCGTCGCGATCCTCGGACTCATCCTCGGGTACAGCAGCTTCATCCTCGGTCGCGCCGAGCGACTCGTGGGGCTAGGAGCCCTTCTCG
This genomic stretch from Vicinamibacteria bacterium harbors:
- the creD gene encoding cell envelope integrity protein CreD, producing MVENIERTRSHGQSPVLKAILVAVVIGLLLLPLGMVMALIHEREATRKEAEREVSEKWGTQQTVGGPVLLIPYLSRAVDANGKSQIVTAHATLLPWSLEIQGELTPEIRYRGIFEVPLYTVALRLSGSFVPEEISELSIPESELLWRDAVLSVGIPDPRGIRQTVTLRWDETELDFEPGSGTGSVFPSGIHVGIGGFLGGAPETRRAHAFQFELALNGSRHLAFVPVGQETRVRLASSWPSPSFTGAFLPDSRSVTAEGFSAEWQLFYLGRSYPQRWKAGEVDPGVVHASAAGVDLVLPVDAYLKSMRSAKYGVLFLVVTFGAYFLFEILGRSRIHPFQYLLVGAALVVFYVLLLSLSEHVGFDLAYGIATVAILGLILGYSSFILGRAERLVGLGALLAGLYVFLYVLLQLEDLALVLGSVGLFFALAAVMWITRRVDWYALQEELESKPLA